The following coding sequences are from one Gemella haemolysans ATCC 10379 window:
- a CDS encoding immunoglobulin-like domain-containing protein, whose translation MERRLERTFYFIIPENATIKVGEDIDLGKDGIIARKAGHSYLDDLIIEGEVDNTKPGTYELVYKVTIDNKEHKRKRLITVVDENV comes from the coding sequence CTGGAACGTCGTCTTGAGCGTACTTTTTACTTTATTATCCCTGAGAATGCTACTATTAAAGTAGGAGAAGATATTGATCTAGGTAAAGATGGAATAATTGCTCGTAAAGCTGGTCACTCTTACCTTGACGATCTTATTATCGAAGGAGAAGTAGACAATACTAAACCTGGAACATACGAATTAGTATATAAAGTTACAATAGATAATAAAGAGCACAAGAGAAAACGACTTATCACTGTAGTTGATGAAAACGTATAA
- a CDS encoding TIGR01906 family membrane protein — MNKYIRQTLIVFQNFSLFISSILGIIFYNCFNLNFYKNFYSKGNLTANIGTTSDELINNTSNLLDYLNNKAELNTSWFTEKDILHMKDVKTLYNVSFYTMIFFIAVFIISTILIMVLYKNHTMFYITRTFNKTLLAFIVSIIVLSGIISYNFNSFWIKFHQLLFSNDLWLLSPDESNLIKMVPEEFFISLITTIILHILLLFIALFVLNNIFKKKFRNI, encoded by the coding sequence ATGAACAAATATATACGACAAACATTAATTGTTTTTCAAAATTTCTCACTTTTTATTAGTTCCATACTTGGTATAATATTTTACAATTGTTTTAATCTGAATTTTTATAAAAATTTCTATTCAAAAGGAAATTTAACCGCTAATATAGGTACAACAAGTGATGAATTAATAAATAATACATCGAATCTTTTAGATTATCTAAATAATAAAGCTGAATTAAATACATCTTGGTTTACAGAAAAAGATATTCTTCATATGAAAGATGTCAAAACTCTTTATAATGTAAGTTTTTATACTATGATATTTTTTATAGCTGTATTTATTATTTCTACTATTTTAATAATGGTTTTATACAAAAATCATACAATGTTCTATATTACAAGAACCTTTAATAAAACATTATTAGCATTCATTGTTTCAATTATAGTTTTATCTGGTATAATTTCATACAATTTCAATTCATTTTGGATAAAATTCCATCAATTACTATTTTCTAATGATCTATGGTTATTGAGTCCTGATGAATCTAACCTTATAAAAATGGTTCCCGAAGAATTTTTTATCAGTTTAATTACAACGATAATTCTACACATATTACTACTATTTATAGCACTTTTTGTTTTAAACAATATATTTAAAAAAAAATTTAGAAATATTTAA
- a CDS encoding homoserine O-succinyltransferase yields the protein MPICIQNELPVKNKLLEEGVVVIEENRAKNQDIRPLKILILNLMPKKEETERQLLRLLGNSPLQITVEFLHMTSHIAKNTAQSYLEKFYKTFDEVKDKYYDGLIITGAPIEQLEFEDVNYWGELNSIFEWSKTHVFSTLNICWAAQASLYYHFGVKKEQVDDKIFGVFEHDVLIENHTLTRGFTDTFLAPHSRHTKIEEEKLPSISELDILARSEEVGTLIAATKDLRKIFVTGHIEYDADTLHNEYVRDKNSNLPIEVPVNYYPGNDDTKAPKNRWRGVAYLFYHNWLNQVYQQTPYDLTELGK from the coding sequence ATGCCAATATGTATTCAAAATGAATTACCGGTAAAGAATAAATTATTAGAAGAAGGAGTAGTCGTAATAGAAGAAAATAGAGCTAAAAATCAAGATATACGACCATTAAAAATTTTAATTTTAAATCTAATGCCTAAAAAAGAAGAAACTGAGCGTCAATTATTAAGACTTTTAGGAAACTCTCCGCTTCAAATTACGGTAGAATTTCTTCATATGACAAGTCATATTGCCAAAAATACAGCGCAGTCTTACTTAGAAAAATTCTATAAAACATTTGATGAAGTAAAAGATAAATACTATGATGGACTTATTATTACAGGTGCCCCTATTGAACAATTAGAATTTGAAGATGTAAATTACTGGGGAGAACTAAATAGCATTTTTGAATGGAGTAAGACTCATGTCTTTTCAACATTAAATATTTGTTGGGCAGCCCAGGCTAGTTTATACTATCATTTTGGTGTCAAAAAAGAACAAGTAGATGATAAGATATTTGGAGTTTTTGAACATGATGTTCTTATAGAAAATCATACACTAACACGAGGATTTACAGATACTTTCTTAGCACCTCATTCTAGACACACTAAAATAGAAGAAGAGAAACTACCTAGCATTTCTGAACTTGATATATTAGCGAGATCAGAAGAGGTTGGGACATTAATCGCTGCGACTAAAGATCTTAGAAAGATTTTTGTAACAGGGCATATTGAGTATGATGCAGATACACTTCATAACGAATATGTACGTGATAAGAATAGTAATCTTCCAATCGAAGTTCCTGTGAACTATTACCCAGGAAATGATGATACGAAGGCACCTAAAAATAGATGGAGGGGTGTAGCTTACTTATTCTATCACAACTGGTTAAACCAAGTTTATCAACAAACACCATATGATTTAACAGAGTTAGGAAAATAA
- a CDS encoding twin-arginine translocase TatA/TatE family subunit, which yields MGFLRDIGAPGVIVLIIAALIIFGPKRLPELGESIGKMFTSFKKSISGLTEEENSDKKNEKKDN from the coding sequence ATGGGATTTTTACGTGATATAGGGGCTCCTGGAGTCATAGTACTTATCATAGCTGCTCTAATAATCTTTGGTCCTAAACGTCTACCTGAACTTGGAGAATCAATCGGAAAAATGTTCACATCATTTAAAAAATCAATTTCGGGATTGACAGAAGAGGAAAACTCAGATAAAAAAAACGAAAAAAAAGATAATTAA
- a CDS encoding histidine phosphatase family protein has protein sequence MRIILARHGETDYNKNKMVQGHTDIPLNEEGIHQGIAAGKKIEGYDIDIAYSSVLGRAYDTARYMLDNSNNEDNKKLAVIKDKRLIEKSYGGYEGVSFAEYGAGMKAGETRGMELDSEAADRVEVFFKEKYEEHPEKTMLAVCHGGLIRSFLTQKGIKEVGRGVIVNTSVSVLDYDGERFELIEFNK, from the coding sequence ATGCGTATAATTTTAGCACGGCATGGAGAAACAGATTACAATAAAAATAAAATGGTTCAAGGGCATACAGATATTCCTCTAAATGAAGAAGGAATTCATCAAGGAATTGCAGCAGGTAAAAAAATTGAAGGTTATGATATCGATATAGCTTATAGTAGTGTTTTAGGTAGAGCATACGATACAGCAAGATATATGCTAGATAATTCAAACAACGAAGATAATAAAAAATTAGCTGTAATTAAAGATAAAAGATTAATTGAAAAGTCATATGGCGGATACGAAGGGGTTTCTTTTGCCGAGTACGGAGCAGGAATGAAGGCAGGTGAAACGAGAGGAATGGAACTAGATTCTGAAGCTGCTGATAGAGTGGAGGTATTCTTTAAGGAAAAATATGAAGAACATCCAGAAAAAACAATGCTAGCTGTCTGTCATGGCGGTTTAATTCGTTCTTTCTTAACTCAAAAAGGAATTAAAGAAGTAGGACGTGGAGTTATAGTGAATACTTCAGTTAGTGTTCTTGACTATGATGGAGAGAGGTTTGAACTTATAGAGTTTAATAAATAA
- a CDS encoding histidine phosphatase family protein, with amino-acid sequence MKILLVRHGETNYNKNRLIQGHSDIELNETGRNQATSAGDKLSGHNIDYAFSSPLKRAVETARLMLDNSNNSQNISKEITTDERLIEKFFGDFEGSTFDEYFSALESEQGLESVEKDEDVYERASSFFNEKYLNHKDDTILVVCHGALIRVFLRTLGLYPESNMLINNTALNVVHYDGQEFILEKFNI; translated from the coding sequence ATGAAAATTTTATTAGTAAGACATGGTGAAACAAACTATAATAAAAATAGATTAATCCAGGGTCATAGCGACATTGAATTAAATGAAACTGGAAGAAATCAAGCGACTTCTGCGGGAGATAAGTTAAGTGGTCATAATATCGATTATGCATTTAGTAGTCCTTTGAAAAGGGCGGTAGAAACAGCGAGACTTATGCTTGATAACTCTAATAATAGTCAAAATATTTCTAAAGAAATAACTACGGATGAGCGTTTAATCGAAAAATTCTTTGGAGATTTTGAAGGTAGTACATTTGATGAGTATTTTTCTGCACTTGAATCTGAACAAGGATTAGAGTCGGTAGAAAAAGATGAAGATGTTTATGAGAGAGCTAGTTCATTTTTTAATGAAAAATACTTAAATCATAAAGATGATACAATTTTAGTGGTTTGTCATGGTGCATTAATTCGTGTATTTTTAAGAACATTAGGATTATATCCTGAGTCTAATATGCTAATTAATAATACTGCATTAAATGTGGTGCATTATGATGGACAAGAGTTCATATTAGAGAAATTTAATATATAG
- the nrdF gene encoding class 1b ribonucleoside-diphosphate reductase subunit beta: MKAVNWNKQDDLTFMYWRQNIAQFWVDTEFKVSKDIKSWNEDLNDKEREAYKKVLAGLTGLDTQQGDKGMPLVSLHTEDMRKQAVYSFMGMMEQIHAKSYSTIFTSLIPSQETDYLLDEWVPSNPELQYKAKLIEDYYMKLFKPEVPTYDLYMARVASVFLESYIFYSGFFYPLYLAGQGKVTTSGEVIRKILLDETIHGSFTGFDAQEVFKTLTAEEQERAEKEMYKLLLDLYENELVYTKDIYSEIGLYEEVKDYVEYNANRALANLGYPGYFEDKEINPIIENAMNTNTKNHDFFSVKGDGYVVSMNVESIEDEDFIFE; this comes from the coding sequence ATGAAAGCTGTAAACTGGAATAAACAAGATGACTTAACTTTCATGTATTGGCGTCAAAATATTGCACAATTTTGGGTTGATACTGAGTTTAAAGTGTCAAAAGATATTAAAAGTTGGAATGAAGATTTAAATGATAAAGAACGTGAAGCATATAAAAAAGTATTAGCTGGTTTAACTGGTCTTGATACTCAACAAGGTGATAAAGGTATGCCTCTTGTATCTCTACATACAGAAGATATGAGAAAACAAGCTGTTTATAGCTTTATGGGAATGATGGAGCAAATTCACGCGAAAAGTTATTCAACAATATTCACATCTTTAATTCCTTCACAAGAAACAGACTATTTACTAGATGAGTGGGTTCCAAGTAATCCAGAACTTCAATATAAAGCGAAATTAATTGAAGACTACTATATGAAACTGTTCAAGCCAGAAGTGCCTACGTACGACTTATATATGGCTCGTGTTGCGTCAGTGTTCTTAGAAAGTTATATTTTCTACAGTGGATTCTTCTATCCTCTATATTTAGCAGGACAAGGAAAGGTAACGACTTCTGGAGAGGTTATTCGTAAAATTTTATTAGATGAAACTATTCATGGAAGTTTTACAGGATTTGATGCTCAAGAAGTATTCAAAACATTGACTGCAGAAGAGCAAGAACGTGCTGAAAAAGAAATGTATAAACTATTATTAGATTTATATGAAAATGAATTAGTATACACTAAAGACATATATAGTGAAATTGGTTTATATGAAGAAGTAAAAGACTATGTTGAATATAATGCTAACCGTGCATTAGCTAACTTGGGATATCCTGGATACTTCGAAGATAAAGAAATCAACCCAATTATTGAAAATGCGATGAATACAAATACTAAGAACCATGACTTCTTTAGTGTTAAAGGTGATGGATATGTAGTTAGTATGAATGTTGAGTCAATTGAAGATGAGGATTTCATTTTTGAATAG
- a CDS encoding universal stress protein, with protein MENKYTKILVAVDGSKQAEWAFKNAVAIALRNEDAELYIASVIDATIATSGLSDPYIFNSFYKRTKELVDSYADAAKEAGLTKVFGIVEQGIPKIVLSEDIVDEKGIDLVVCGSSGLTGFKRMLMGSVSEGIVRYAKSDVIVIKQSSIPQDFEAKIAKKFQEEQEK; from the coding sequence ATGGAAAACAAATATACAAAAATTTTAGTCGCAGTTGATGGTTCTAAACAAGCTGAGTGGGCTTTTAAAAATGCTGTAGCTATCGCCCTGAGAAATGAAGATGCAGAGTTATATATCGCTTCTGTAATTGATGCGACAATCGCAACTTCTGGTTTATCAGATCCATATATTTTCAACTCATTCTACAAACGTACTAAAGAATTAGTTGATAGTTATGCGGACGCTGCTAAAGAAGCTGGGCTAACAAAAGTATTCGGTATTGTTGAACAAGGTATTCCAAAAATTGTTCTAAGTGAAGACATCGTTGATGAAAAAGGTATCGACCTTGTAGTTTGTGGTTCTTCAGGTTTAACTGGATTCAAACGTATGCTTATGGGATCAGTTTCTGAAGGTATTGTTAGATATGCTAAATCTGACGTAATCGTAATCAAACAAAGTTCTATTCCTCAAGATTTTGAAGCTAAAATTGCTAAAAAATTCCAAGAAGAACAAGAAAAATAA
- the nrdI gene encoding class Ib ribonucleoside-diphosphate reductase assembly flavoprotein NrdI, with amino-acid sequence MKIIVYSLTGNCKRFVDMCEIPEGDVIYLQDIDYDIDFDYILITPTFGFGEVPVAVSSFLKENHNHLKGVVGSGNKNWGERFANASEIISREYDVPLLMKIELHGSKKDISEFKKIYLESVKNGEI; translated from the coding sequence ATGAAGATTATTGTTTATTCATTGACTGGAAATTGTAAAAGATTTGTAGACATGTGTGAGATTCCCGAGGGAGATGTAATTTATTTACAGGATATTGATTATGATATAGATTTCGATTATATCCTTATAACACCAACATTTGGTTTTGGAGAAGTACCGGTTGCAGTCTCTAGTTTTTTAAAAGAGAACCACAACCACTTAAAAGGTGTTGTTGGTAGTGGAAATAAAAACTGGGGTGAACGATTCGCCAACGCTTCTGAAATTATTAGTAGGGAGTATGATGTTCCATTACTGATGAAAATTGAATTACATGGAAGCAAAAAAGATATAAGTGAATTTAAAAAAATATATTTGGAGAGTGTAAAGAATGGAGAAATTTAA
- the nrdE gene encoding class 1b ribonucleoside-diphosphate reductase subunit alpha — MEKFNHIELNNEVTKRGDNGFFKLEKDVEAIEEFLREVDFRTVKFNSEMKRLRYLVEENFYYNIFDKYIEDEILECLELAANFKFEFKSYMAASKFYKDYALKTNDKKQYLENFNQHVFIVAMYLADGDVALAKELMIAMLEQRLQPATPTFLNSGRSRRGELVSCFLLEVGDSLNSINYIDSTAKQLSKIGGGVAINLSKLRARGESIKGIKGVAKGVIPVAKSLEQGFAYADQLGQRPGAGAVYLNIFHYDVLEFLDTKKVNADEELRLPTISTGIIVPSLFFDLARENKDFYMFGPHSIYEEYGLVLDDIDIAKYYDRFVANENIMKRKFDARDMLNLIAQTQLQSGYPYLMFKDNANKNHALREIGQVKMSNLCTEIFQLQETSVIKDYGEDDIIKRDISCNLASLNIVNVMESKKIKESIYSGMDALTFVSNSTKIKNAPGVVKANDEFHSVGLGAMNLNGYLAKNLIAYESEEAKDFANVFFMMMNYYTLERSMQIAKDRNETFKDFEKSDYYNGSYFTKYIENDYLPVTEKVKALFEGIYIPTKEDWRSLKNRVKENGLYHAYRMAIAPTQSISYVQNSTSSVLPIVDKIERRSYGNAETFYPMPYLSPKTQWFYKSAFTMDQMKLIDLMSVIQEHVDQGISVILFVNSDITTRELARYYIYAHHKGLKSLYYTRNKLLSVEECTSCSI, encoded by the coding sequence ATGGAGAAATTTAATCATATTGAACTAAATAATGAAGTAACAAAAAGAGGCGATAATGGCTTTTTTAAATTAGAAAAAGATGTTGAAGCTATAGAAGAATTTCTTCGTGAAGTAGACTTTCGTACAGTAAAGTTCAATTCAGAAATGAAAAGACTTAGGTATTTAGTAGAAGAGAATTTCTACTACAATATCTTTGATAAGTATATTGAAGATGAAATTTTAGAATGTTTAGAATTAGCTGCAAACTTTAAGTTTGAATTTAAGAGTTATATGGCAGCAAGTAAGTTCTATAAGGACTATGCATTAAAAACAAATGATAAAAAACAATATTTAGAAAACTTTAACCAACACGTATTTATCGTAGCTATGTACTTAGCTGATGGTGATGTTGCTTTAGCGAAAGAGCTTATGATTGCGATGCTTGAGCAAAGATTACAACCTGCTACACCAACATTCCTAAATTCAGGAAGAAGCCGTCGTGGTGAGTTAGTATCTTGTTTCTTATTAGAAGTAGGTGATTCGCTTAACTCTATTAACTACATTGATTCAACAGCTAAGCAACTTTCAAAAATTGGTGGAGGAGTTGCGATTAACTTATCAAAACTACGTGCACGTGGTGAGAGTATTAAAGGTATTAAAGGGGTAGCTAAGGGTGTTATTCCTGTTGCTAAATCTTTAGAACAAGGTTTTGCGTATGCTGATCAACTTGGACAACGTCCAGGAGCAGGAGCTGTATATTTAAATATTTTCCACTATGATGTATTAGAATTCTTAGATACTAAGAAGGTTAATGCCGATGAAGAACTGCGTCTTCCAACGATTTCTACAGGTATTATCGTACCATCATTATTCTTTGATTTAGCTCGTGAGAATAAAGACTTCTATATGTTTGGACCACATTCAATCTATGAAGAATATGGTTTAGTATTAGATGATATTGATATTGCTAAATACTATGATCGATTTGTGGCTAACGAAAATATTATGAAGCGTAAATTTGATGCTCGTGATATGCTTAACTTAATAGCACAAACTCAATTACAATCAGGATACCCATACTTAATGTTTAAAGATAATGCGAACAAAAACCACGCACTTCGTGAAATTGGACAAGTTAAGATGAGTAATCTATGTACTGAGATTTTCCAATTACAAGAAACTTCAGTAATTAAAGATTACGGTGAAGATGATATCATTAAACGTGATATTTCTTGTAATTTAGCATCATTAAACATTGTTAATGTAATGGAAAGTAAAAAAATTAAAGAATCTATATACTCAGGTATGGATGCACTAACGTTTGTAAGTAATTCTACTAAGATTAAAAATGCGCCAGGTGTAGTGAAAGCTAACGATGAATTCCACTCTGTTGGATTAGGAGCTATGAACCTTAATGGATATTTAGCTAAGAACTTGATTGCTTATGAGAGTGAAGAAGCAAAAGATTTTGCTAATGTCTTCTTCATGATGATGAACTACTATACATTGGAACGTTCAATGCAAATTGCTAAAGATCGTAATGAAACATTTAAAGACTTTGAAAAATCAGATTACTATAATGGAAGTTACTTTACAAAATACATTGAAAATGACTATTTACCTGTAACTGAAAAAGTAAAAGCGTTATTTGAAGGGATTTATATTCCAACAAAAGAAGACTGGAGAAGTCTAAAAAATAGAGTAAAAGAAAATGGTCTATACCATGCATATAGAATGGCTATTGCACCAACTCAAAGTATTTCATATGTTCAAAATTCAACATCAAGTGTATTACCAATTGTTGATAAAATAGAACGTAGAAGTTATGGGAATGCTGAAACATTCTATCCTATGCCGTACTTAAGTCCAAAAACTCAATGGTTCTATAAGTCTGCATTTACTATGGACCAAATGAAACTTATTGACTTAATGTCAGTTATTCAAGAACACGTAGACCAAGGTATTTCTGTGATATTATTCGTAAATTCTGATATTACAACAAGAGAACTTGCAAGATATTATATTTACGCGCATCACAAGGGGTTGAAATCACTATATTACACAAGAAACAAACTACTTTCTGTAGAAGAATGTACTTCTTGTTCTATATAG
- the tatC gene encoding twin-arginine translocase subunit TatC: protein MKYGDKVSTVDHLTELRKRLILSLVFFIVSFIVSLLWSADIYKFLTSNFNNKLIVLGPNDILWIYLTLAGLCAFTFSIPFICYQIWAFIKPALEEKEARALLAYIPAVFICFSVGLAFGFFLVTPAILNVLLSIGDDLFNTQLTAQNYLSFVINTTIPIAILFEFPVIVAFLTSLGILTPNFLTKNRRYAYFILIVIAVVITPADFISDIVMSIPLILIYEISIIISKYIYNKRGEK from the coding sequence ATGAAATATGGGGATAAAGTTTCTACCGTGGATCATCTAACCGAACTTAGAAAGAGACTAATACTAAGCCTTGTGTTTTTTATTGTCTCTTTCATAGTAAGTTTATTATGGTCAGCGGATATTTATAAATTTTTAACTAGTAATTTTAATAATAAATTGATTGTTCTTGGACCTAATGATATACTATGGATATATCTAACTCTTGCAGGACTTTGTGCCTTCACATTTTCGATACCATTTATTTGTTATCAAATCTGGGCATTTATAAAACCTGCATTAGAAGAAAAAGAAGCTCGTGCATTATTAGCTTATATACCTGCGGTATTCATTTGTTTTTCAGTAGGATTAGCTTTCGGGTTCTTTCTAGTAACTCCTGCTATCTTAAACGTGCTTCTTTCTATCGGGGATGATTTATTCAACACTCAATTAACAGCTCAAAATTACCTATCATTTGTCATTAATACGACAATACCGATAGCGATACTTTTTGAATTCCCTGTTATAGTTGCATTCCTAACATCATTAGGTATACTAACACCTAACTTCTTAACTAAAAATAGAAGATATGCATATTTTATACTAATTGTAATAGCAGTAGTCATTACACCTGCTGACTTTATTAGTGATATCGTTATGTCAATACCATTAATTTTAATTTATGAAATTAGCATTATTATTAGCAAGTATATTTACAACAAAAGAGGTGAAAAGTAA
- the treR gene encoding trehalose operon repressor: protein MNKFFKIYLELREKIENRQYKSNSLLPSENELAREYDVSRETIRKALLLLLENGYIHKIQGKGSIVLDVHRYRLPVTGLLSFKERRQFHDVEATTKVIVNEEVDAPDFLVRLGLVKRGEKLIYLVRQRIVDGEAVILDKDYIRKSAIGELPTARVEESLYEYLENDLGIKISYGNKDFKIEPISEEDSTYIDLNGHKHIAVLRSDVYTEGTDFLHYTESRHRVDKFHFSEFARRKSNRIN from the coding sequence ATGAATAAGTTTTTTAAGATCTATTTAGAGTTAAGAGAAAAAATAGAGAATAGGCAGTATAAGTCTAATTCGCTTTTGCCAAGTGAAAATGAACTTGCAAGAGAATATGATGTTTCTAGGGAAACTATAAGAAAAGCTTTGTTATTATTATTAGAAAATGGCTATATCCATAAAATTCAAGGCAAGGGATCTATTGTTCTTGATGTTCATAGATATAGATTACCAGTAACAGGTCTTTTAAGTTTTAAAGAACGTCGACAATTTCATGACGTTGAAGCAACTACTAAGGTAATAGTTAATGAAGAAGTTGATGCTCCGGATTTTTTAGTACGCCTTGGTCTTGTGAAACGTGGAGAAAAACTAATTTATTTGGTTCGTCAGAGAATTGTTGATGGCGAAGCAGTAATATTAGATAAAGATTATATTAGGAAGAGTGCAATTGGAGAATTACCTACAGCTCGAGTAGAGGAATCACTGTATGAATATTTGGAAAATGATTTAGGTATAAAAATTTCATATGGAAATAAAGATTTTAAAATTGAGCCTATTAGTGAAGAGGATTCTACGTATATTGACTTAAATGGTCATAAACATATCGCAGTATTAAGAAGTGATGTATATACGGAAGGAACTGATTTTCTTCATTATACAGAAAGTCGTCATAGAGTTGATAAATTCCATTTTTCAGAATTTGCTAGAAGAAAATCTAATAGAATTAATTAA